One window of Armatimonadia bacterium genomic DNA carries:
- a CDS encoding peptidylprolyl isomerase yields MKFQTSKGDILLELFDEQTPVTVGNFLDLVGSGYYDGLTFHRVIADFMIQGGCPKGNGTGGPGWTIPDEADRGLKHERGSLSMAKTAMPNTGGSQFFICHVPCAHLDGVHTVFGKAVEGMDVVDAIRQGDTIQQATLLSKSAQAEAAIEKTRAARVPEK; encoded by the coding sequence GTGAAGTTCCAGACCTCCAAGGGTGACATCCTGCTTGAGCTGTTCGACGAGCAGACGCCAGTGACCGTGGGCAACTTCCTCGACCTCGTGGGAAGCGGGTACTACGACGGACTGACCTTCCACAGGGTGATCGCCGACTTCATGATTCAGGGTGGGTGCCCCAAAGGCAATGGCACCGGTGGCCCGGGCTGGACCATTCCGGACGAGGCAGACCGGGGCCTCAAGCACGAGCGCGGCAGCCTCTCGATGGCGAAGACCGCGATGCCCAATACGGGCGGCAGCCAGTTCTTCATCTGCCATGTGCCCTGCGCGCATCTGGATGGGGTGCACACGGTGTTCGGGAAGGCCGTCGAGGGCATGGACGTTGTCGACGCGATCCGTCAGGGCGACACGATCCAGCAGGCGACCCTTCTGAGCAAGTCAGCCCAGGCGGAGGCTGCGATAGAGAAGACCAGGGCGGCCCGAGTGCCGGAGAAGTAG
- a CDS encoding nitronate monooxygenase family protein, producing MRLPTLRIGDLTIPTPIIQGGMGVRVSGARLASAVANEGCAGMIASAGIAHYELYSGKHFVEMNDLALKEEIQKARSLSSGVIGVNIMVALSNYANLVKVAVENKVSMIVSGAGLPLELPGLVQDAQVKLVPIVSSARALRIICTKWLRAHNRLPDAVVVEGPQAGGHLGFSHAEMGAETQPSLEKLVAETVAVANSYERPMPVIAAGGIYDGADISRFLKLGASGVQMATRFVCTEECDVDDAFKNAYLQAKEEDVMVIHSPVGMPARVIRNAFVERILRGETVPFKCEYRCLRSCDPKTAPFCIAKALANAAAGKLEDAFAFAGSKVRRCAEIVSVKKLVSQLVAEASACYDA from the coding sequence ATGAGACTACCGACGCTTAGGATCGGCGATCTGACAATTCCTACACCAATCATACAAGGCGGGATGGGGGTCAGAGTATCTGGGGCACGGCTCGCGTCGGCGGTAGCCAATGAGGGCTGTGCGGGGATGATCGCGAGTGCGGGGATCGCGCACTATGAGCTCTACTCGGGGAAGCACTTCGTTGAGATGAATGACCTCGCTCTCAAAGAAGAGATCCAGAAGGCCCGGAGTCTGAGCAGCGGGGTCATTGGCGTCAACATCATGGTTGCCCTCTCCAACTACGCCAATCTGGTCAAGGTGGCCGTGGAGAACAAGGTATCCATGATCGTCTCCGGCGCGGGCCTTCCTCTGGAACTGCCCGGGCTCGTGCAAGACGCACAGGTGAAGCTGGTGCCGATCGTGTCGTCGGCACGGGCGCTGCGCATAATCTGCACCAAGTGGCTCCGGGCACACAATCGGCTTCCGGATGCAGTGGTGGTCGAAGGACCACAGGCAGGCGGTCACCTCGGGTTCTCACACGCGGAGATGGGGGCTGAGACGCAGCCGAGCCTGGAGAAGCTGGTGGCCGAGACCGTCGCGGTGGCGAACTCCTACGAGCGGCCGATGCCGGTCATCGCCGCAGGAGGCATCTACGACGGCGCCGACATCTCCCGATTCCTGAAGCTGGGCGCGTCGGGTGTGCAGATGGCGACGCGCTTCGTCTGCACCGAGGAATGCGACGTCGACGACGCCTTCAAGAACGCGTACTTGCAGGCGAAGGAAGAGGACGTGATGGTGATTCACAGCCCGGTTGGTATGCCGGCGCGGGTCATCCGGAACGCCTTCGTGGAGCGCATCCTGCGCGGCGAGACCGTTCCCTTCAAGTGCGAGTACCGTTGCCTGCGCAGTTGTGATCCGAAGACTGCGCCCTTCTGCATCGCCAAGGCCCTCGCCAACGCCGCTGCCGGCAAGCTGGAGGACGCCTTCGCCTTTGCCGGGTCCAAGGTGCGTCGCTGCGCCGAGATCGTGTCGGTCAAGAAGCTGGTCAGCCAGCTCGTGGCCGAGGCCTCGGCGTGCTACGACGCCTGA
- the thrC gene encoding threonine synthase, whose translation MKAHKQSNPWRGVIEEYREYLPVSESTPVVTLLEGGTPLIPSLAIARRLPGKLRIFFKYEGVNPTGSFKDRGMCMAMTKAKERGARVCMCASTGNTSAAAAAYSVRAGMRCVVLIPDGYIALGKLAQALAYGARTIQIAGNFDDCLNLVREITSRYDIELVNSLNPYRMEGQKTAAFEVCDVLGAPPDFHALPVGNAGNISAYWMGYKEYREKGMVDRRPTMLGFQAAGAAPLVSGVRVDNPETIATAIRIGNPARWQDAENAVKESGGVFRAVTDEEILKAYKDLAAEEGVFVEPASAASLAGVYKLAEDGYFGQEPATVVCTVTGHGLKDPDRAIQIATEPEKCGKDLGELIELLGLSGKDGGSRPGRE comes from the coding sequence ATGAAGGCTCACAAGCAGTCGAACCCCTGGCGGGGTGTGATCGAGGAGTACCGCGAGTACCTACCGGTGAGCGAGAGTACGCCCGTCGTGACGCTGCTGGAGGGTGGCACGCCGCTGATCCCGAGCCTCGCGATCGCACGGCGGCTGCCGGGTAAGCTGCGCATCTTCTTCAAGTACGAGGGCGTCAACCCGACCGGCTCCTTCAAGGATCGTGGCATGTGCATGGCCATGACCAAGGCGAAGGAGCGGGGCGCCAGGGTGTGCATGTGCGCCTCGACCGGGAACACTTCAGCCGCTGCGGCCGCCTACTCGGTACGAGCCGGAATGCGTTGCGTGGTGCTGATCCCGGACGGGTATATCGCGCTGGGCAAGCTCGCGCAGGCGCTGGCCTATGGTGCCCGGACGATCCAGATCGCCGGGAACTTCGACGACTGCCTGAACTTGGTGCGGGAGATCACCAGCCGGTACGACATCGAACTGGTGAACTCGCTGAACCCCTACCGGATGGAAGGCCAGAAGACGGCCGCCTTCGAGGTTTGTGATGTGCTCGGCGCGCCGCCGGACTTCCACGCGCTTCCGGTGGGCAATGCGGGGAACATCTCGGCCTATTGGATGGGCTACAAGGAGTACCGCGAGAAGGGGATGGTGGACCGGCGGCCGACGATGTTGGGCTTCCAGGCGGCCGGGGCTGCACCACTCGTGAGCGGCGTCAGGGTGGACAACCCGGAGACGATCGCCACGGCGATCCGCATCGGCAATCCCGCACGGTGGCAGGACGCGGAGAACGCGGTGAAGGAGTCCGGTGGGGTGTTCCGGGCGGTCACGGACGAAGAGATTCTGAAGGCCTACAAGGACCTGGCGGCGGAGGAGGGCGTGTTCGTCGAGCCGGCGTCGGCAGCGTCTCTGGCCGGGGTGTACAAACTGGCTGAAGACGGGTACTTTGGGCAGGAGCCGGCAACCGTGGTGTGCACGGTTACCGGGCACGGGCTGAAGGACCCGGATCGGGCGATCCAGATTGCGACAGAGCCCGAGAAGTGCGGCAAGGATCTCGGCGAGCTGATTGAACTGTTGGGGCTGTCGGGCAAGGACGGGGGCTCTCGCCCTGGGCGGGAGTAA
- the nifS gene encoding cysteine desulfurase NifS translates to MGGVIYLDNAATTKVDSEVLGAMLPFLQDEYGNPSSVYRLAGRARKALDNARGHIASYLGADPQEIVFTGCGSEADNYAIKGTAWALRGKGKHLITSAIEHHAVLHTCKALERDGFETTVLVPDRYGVISPEQVADAIRDDTILVSIMHSNNEIGTVEPIAEIGALCKERGVVFHTDAVQSLGKVPIDVNELNVDLLAMSAHKVYGPKGVGALYLRKGTRLVKVLDGGGQERGRRAGTENVAGIVGLGKAVELLSQRADEDNQRMGRLSKRIIDGVLERVPHCQLTGHPEKRLPNIASFTINYIEGEGILLSLDLYGICASSGSACTSGSLDPSHVLLAIGCSHAVAHGSLRLSLSRHTTDADVDVLLLALPQFVERLRAMSPTYADAQRKGTL, encoded by the coding sequence GTGGGCGGCGTGATCTACCTCGATAACGCGGCTACCACCAAGGTCGATTCCGAAGTCCTTGGCGCGATGTTGCCCTTCTTGCAGGACGAGTACGGCAATCCCAGCAGTGTCTACCGATTGGCCGGCCGCGCACGCAAGGCCCTGGACAACGCGCGGGGCCATATTGCTTCCTATCTCGGCGCAGACCCCCAGGAGATCGTCTTCACCGGCTGCGGCTCCGAGGCCGACAACTACGCCATCAAGGGTACCGCCTGGGCCCTCCGAGGCAAGGGCAAGCACCTCATCACCTCGGCCATCGAGCACCATGCAGTCCTCCATACCTGCAAGGCGCTCGAGCGCGACGGTTTCGAGACCACGGTCCTTGTCCCCGATCGCTATGGCGTCATCTCGCCCGAGCAGGTCGCCGACGCGATCCGCGACGACACGATTCTCGTCTCGATCATGCACTCGAACAACGAGATCGGCACCGTCGAACCGATTGCCGAGATCGGCGCGCTCTGCAAGGAGCGCGGCGTAGTCTTCCACACCGATGCCGTCCAGTCGCTGGGCAAGGTCCCGATCGACGTCAATGAGCTCAACGTCGACCTGCTGGCCATGTCGGCCCACAAGGTCTACGGCCCCAAGGGCGTCGGCGCGCTCTACCTGCGCAAGGGCACGCGACTGGTCAAGGTCCTCGACGGTGGCGGCCAGGAGCGCGGTCGCCGTGCCGGTACCGAGAACGTCGCTGGAATCGTGGGCCTGGGCAAGGCCGTCGAGCTGCTCTCCCAGCGGGCCGACGAGGACAACCAGCGGATGGGCCGCCTGTCCAAGCGCATCATCGACGGCGTCCTTGAGCGAGTTCCGCACTGCCAGCTCACAGGGCACCCTGAGAAGCGCCTGCCCAACATCGCCAGCTTCACCATCAACTACATCGAGGGCGAGGGCATCCTGCTGTCCCTTGACCTGTACGGGATCTGCGCCTCCAGTGGCTCGGCCTGCACTTCCGGCTCCCTGGACCCGTCCCACGTTCTGCTGGCCATCGGCTGCTCCCATGCGGTGGCCCATGGTTCCCTGCGTCTGAGCCTCTCGCGTCACACCACCGACGCCGATGTCGACGTCCTGCTCCTCGCTCTGCCGCAGTTCGTGGAGCGCCTGCGAGCGATGTCGCCGACCTACGCCGATGCCCAGCGAAAGGGAACCCTCTAG
- a CDS encoding phosphoribosylaminoimidazolesuccinocarboxamide synthase, which yields MERTVLKTDLPGAVCARSGKVRDVYDYGDGLLIVASDRISAFDVIMANGIPGKGKILTQLSLFWFDYLREVTPNHLISAEVKDFPAPTQAFGEVLEGRTMWCKKAQVIPVEAVVRGYLAGSGWKSYQQSREVCGHRLPAGLVQSAKLPQPLFTPTSKAESGHDENMTRDEVKNLLGAELAEKLESKAIEIYLKASEYAATRGFIIADTKFEFGLVDGEMILVDEVLTPDSSRYWDADKYEPGRPQEAFDKQFVRDYLETLDWNKEPPGPELPAEVVAQTREIYLTALRRLTA from the coding sequence GTGGAACGCACGGTTCTCAAGACCGACCTGCCGGGAGCGGTCTGTGCACGCTCCGGGAAGGTGCGGGATGTCTACGACTACGGCGACGGCCTACTCATCGTCGCCAGCGACCGGATCTCGGCCTTTGACGTGATCATGGCCAACGGCATCCCTGGGAAGGGCAAGATCCTCACCCAGCTATCCCTCTTCTGGTTCGACTACCTGCGAGAGGTAACGCCGAACCACCTGATCAGCGCCGAGGTCAAGGACTTCCCGGCGCCGACGCAGGCCTTCGGCGAGGTGCTCGAAGGGCGGACAATGTGGTGCAAGAAGGCCCAGGTGATCCCGGTGGAGGCCGTCGTGCGCGGGTACCTGGCCGGGAGTGGCTGGAAGTCCTACCAGCAGAGCCGGGAAGTCTGCGGCCACCGTCTGCCCGCCGGTCTGGTGCAGTCGGCGAAACTGCCGCAGCCGCTCTTCACGCCGACCTCCAAGGCAGAGTCCGGGCATGACGAGAACATGACCCGCGACGAGGTCAAGAACCTGCTTGGCGCGGAGCTCGCTGAGAAGCTGGAGAGCAAGGCCATCGAGATCTACCTGAAGGCCTCGGAATATGCTGCCACGCGGGGCTTCATCATCGCGGACACGAAGTTCGAGTTCGGCCTGGTCGACGGCGAGATGATCCTGGTGGACGAGGTGCTGACGCCGGATTCCTCGCGGTACTGGGATGCTGACAAGTACGAACCGGGACGGCCTCAGGAAGCCTTCGACAAGCAGTTCGTGCGCGATTACCTGGAGACGCTGGACTGGAACAAGGAACCGCCGGGACCGGAGCTGCCGGCGGAAGTCGTCGCGCAGACGCGCGAGATCTACCTGACGGCGCTGCGGCGACTGACGGCCTAA
- a CDS encoding FAD-dependent oxidoreductase, translating to MQCPFPPMPATLQTEADVLVIGGGTAGTIAALQAARSGAHTVLIERGPQLGGTMTTGGVAYPGLFHAWERQIIAGLGWELVTRAVELDGGTMPDFTVRPPRHSMHQVRLNGPLYAALAEEACLQSGVELCYYEFPLGGAPTDTGWHLAVAGSGVRRSVQCKQLIDCTGGAEVVGLLGYPRQREEVIQPGTLHFRLEGYDVKAMDPELVEARYQQALADGRLQPGDLWDRKATFLSFLGSHGANHVFGADSSTSVTQTAANLAGRQMALRLLRFVQSLPGGERARLQLGASETAVRESYRILGETVITVEDYCSGRLFEDAICWAFYPVDVHDENGVTPEPLQEGVVPSIPFSALIPKGSRNLLAAGRCVSSDRLANSALRVQAPCMAMGQAVGAAAALAAKAGIPPTEVALDDIKAELRAHGALVP from the coding sequence ATGCAGTGTCCCTTCCCGCCAATGCCTGCGACGCTCCAGACCGAGGCCGATGTCCTTGTCATCGGCGGCGGCACTGCGGGCACTATCGCCGCCCTTCAGGCTGCCCGGTCCGGTGCCCACACGGTACTGATCGAGCGAGGCCCTCAACTCGGGGGCACCATGACCACCGGCGGCGTCGCTTACCCGGGTCTGTTCCATGCCTGGGAGCGGCAGATCATCGCCGGCCTTGGCTGGGAACTGGTCACCCGCGCTGTGGAGCTGGACGGCGGCACCATGCCCGACTTCACCGTCCGGCCACCGCGACACTCGATGCACCAGGTCCGCCTGAACGGGCCGCTCTATGCCGCCCTTGCGGAGGAGGCCTGCCTGCAGTCCGGGGTCGAGCTGTGCTACTACGAGTTCCCTCTCGGAGGCGCACCGACTGACACCGGCTGGCATCTTGCCGTCGCAGGCAGCGGCGTCCGTCGCAGTGTCCAGTGCAAGCAGCTCATCGACTGCACCGGCGGCGCCGAGGTCGTGGGCCTGCTCGGATACCCCCGGCAGCGCGAGGAGGTCATCCAGCCCGGCACGCTGCACTTCCGGCTGGAGGGCTACGACGTCAAGGCGATGGACCCTGAGCTCGTCGAGGCACGGTACCAGCAGGCCCTCGCGGACGGAAGGCTTCAGCCCGGCGACCTGTGGGACCGGAAGGCTACCTTCCTCTCCTTCCTCGGCAGCCACGGCGCGAATCATGTTTTCGGCGCCGATTCCTCCACCTCTGTGACTCAGACTGCAGCCAACCTCGCAGGGCGTCAGATGGCCCTGCGCCTGCTGCGCTTTGTGCAGTCCCTCCCAGGCGGCGAGCGTGCCCGACTGCAACTCGGCGCTTCCGAGACCGCCGTGCGAGAGAGCTACCGCATCCTGGGCGAGACCGTCATCACCGTCGAGGACTACTGCAGCGGCCGGCTCTTTGAGGACGCAATCTGCTGGGCCTTCTACCCCGTTGACGTACATGACGAGAACGGCGTCACGCCCGAGCCCCTGCAGGAGGGGGTCGTCCCCTCAATACCCTTCAGCGCCCTGATTCCGAAGGGAAGCCGCAACCTGCTTGCCGCCGGTCGCTGCGTGAGTAGCGACCGCCTCGCGAACTCCGCGCTGCGAGTCCAGGCCCCCTGTATGGCAATGGGGCAGGCAGTCGGTGCGGCGGCCGCTCTCG
- a CDS encoding argininosuccinate synthase, with protein MMAEKCVLAYSGGLDTSVAIQWIAEKYGVDVVAVAVDVGEEKDYEGIRVKGEQVGAVKSIVVDKRQEFVDQFISQAIKTNLMYEHKYPAFTALARPLLAKTQVEVAQAEGASLLAHGCTGKGNDQVRFEVTYQALAPEMRVVAPAREWGMTREQEIDYAAEHGIPVPVAKKSPYSTDTNLWGRSIECGIIEDPSKEAPDDAWVWTVSPQDAPNDPTYVRIGFERGVPVSLDGAKINSVELVAKLNQLGGQNGVGRVNMMENRLVGIKSRECYETPAATILLAAHRDLESLTLDRETYHFKPYLELRWAELVYYGLWYTPLREAIDGFVNETQKRVNGEVTVKLYKGTCEAVARTSENSLYDYSLATYDAGDTFDQTASEGFIKIWGMPAKVTAAVDRKVGL; from the coding sequence ATGATGGCTGAGAAATGCGTACTGGCGTATTCCGGAGGTCTGGACACCTCCGTGGCGATCCAGTGGATCGCGGAGAAGTATGGCGTAGACGTGGTTGCGGTCGCCGTCGACGTGGGCGAGGAGAAGGACTACGAGGGTATCCGCGTCAAGGGCGAGCAAGTGGGCGCCGTCAAGTCGATCGTGGTCGATAAGCGGCAGGAGTTCGTTGACCAGTTCATCAGCCAGGCGATCAAGACGAACCTTATGTATGAGCACAAGTACCCGGCCTTCACGGCTCTGGCCCGCCCGCTGCTTGCCAAGACCCAGGTTGAGGTCGCGCAGGCTGAGGGCGCAAGCCTCCTGGCCCACGGCTGCACCGGCAAGGGTAACGACCAGGTGCGCTTTGAGGTCACCTACCAGGCCCTGGCTCCCGAGATGCGCGTCGTAGCTCCCGCACGCGAATGGGGAATGACCCGCGAGCAGGAAATCGACTACGCCGCAGAGCACGGCATTCCCGTGCCGGTAGCCAAGAAGAGCCCGTACTCCACGGACACCAACCTGTGGGGCCGGTCCATCGAGTGCGGTATCATCGAGGATCCCTCCAAGGAAGCTCCAGACGATGCCTGGGTCTGGACGGTCAGCCCGCAGGACGCCCCGAACGACCCCACCTACGTGCGCATCGGCTTCGAGCGGGGCGTTCCCGTGTCGCTGGATGGCGCCAAGATCAACAGCGTTGAGCTGGTCGCCAAGCTGAATCAGCTCGGCGGGCAGAACGGCGTCGGCCGCGTCAACATGATGGAGAACCGGCTGGTCGGCATCAAGTCGCGCGAGTGCTATGAGACCCCGGCGGCGACGATCCTCCTGGCCGCCCATCGCGACCTTGAGAGCCTTACGCTGGACCGCGAAACCTACCATTTCAAGCCCTACCTGGAGCTGCGCTGGGCCGAGTTGGTGTACTACGGACTTTGGTACACCCCGCTGCGCGAGGCCATCGACGGGTTTGTGAATGAGACCCAGAAGCGCGTCAACGGCGAAGTGACCGTCAAGCTGTACAAGGGCACCTGCGAGGCCGTTGCACGGACCTCGGAGAACAGCCTCTACGACTACAGCCTGGCAACCTACGACGCCGGCGACACCTTCGACCAGACCGCCTCGGAAGGGTTCATCAAGATCTGGGGCATGCCGGCGAAGGTCACAGCAGCTGTCGACCGCAAGGTCGGGCTCTAG
- a CDS encoding discoidin domain-containing protein, producing the protein MRGLIAAIAGVAALALSIALCGAQGLVTNGDFSQVSGGDQGLPVGWTVAGADSAAYRVVNDDGHSGSLSLRYKVDQATASGAAAQSFACKPNTDYLVTAALKSDGTLLPVVQVAVPVNPPVKVLSLRSGGQKVWTVQTARFNSGTATQLEVRVYGDAALAEGKQAAAGVAGLDDVQVYEASKAPAEVSPGPAMTPPGPNIALKRPYTLTPAPNYSYCTEPGDKTQLTDGSYSVGYFWTQPTTVGWSSGGPARIRIDLGKIEPIAGLSFSTAAGVAGVTWPTSILVLVSDDGDKWTWVGDLVEKSLRFGTPPTDRYSQYRFFTDELEARGRYVELIVDSSPYCFVDEVEVYRGTADMLVKAPVGKVADSPTALFEQLRLRSAVLWRLTADLEQARKAIRESKRTAAEKDALLDRADRLAEEVRRLPSELPADLHCVLPLNDLHAEIYALNAPVLRAQGLSGLTVWGAKRWDPLLPTQGPELPLSAPALQLTMMRDETRAVALNVTNSTDRVVEAEVTVTGLGGPANPEWISVREVVFTDTRDRRPIAAALPQARKIDGGYETTVPSGMTRQVWLSVSTKGIAAGEYRGQVVISGAGQRTEVPLSIRVYPQQMPAQFTAAVGGWDYTNGNGSYDVRPSNLQILVDNLRAHGVNSPWANSGVMPQGATFDAAGNLTGTLDFSAWDTWVSRWPGAKNYCVFLSVDSKFSGEPMGTARFNKMVGDLFRAWVKHFDEQGLSPAKLVVLLVDEPHDNDQAKVIINWAKAVKAAAPEVVLFEDPTFRDPREADPELFAVSDILCPNLPMWWGAPKTFADFYWAQRESTKKLWFYSCSGPAKLLDPINYHRAQFWAGMANGAQGSFYWAFGDESNAAGSWRAYSQNRNQYSPLFIDATSVTDGKHMEAVREGAEDYEYFVMLRDRWAQLRREGVASPKLQAAERLLAAGPYRALKGVGAGSLGWLDSRDREEMDRVRVEFLEALQGL; encoded by the coding sequence ATGAGGGGACTCATCGCCGCGATCGCCGGAGTTGCCGCCCTTGCGCTGTCGATAGCACTGTGCGGTGCTCAGGGGCTGGTGACCAACGGCGACTTCAGCCAGGTGAGCGGCGGCGATCAGGGGCTTCCGGTGGGATGGACCGTGGCCGGAGCAGATTCCGCCGCGTATCGGGTCGTCAACGACGACGGGCACAGCGGCTCGCTGAGCCTGCGGTACAAGGTCGATCAGGCGACGGCCTCGGGCGCTGCGGCACAGTCTTTCGCGTGCAAGCCGAACACGGACTACCTGGTCACGGCCGCTCTGAAGAGCGACGGGACGCTGCTTCCTGTGGTGCAGGTAGCCGTGCCCGTTAACCCGCCGGTGAAGGTGCTGTCGCTGCGCTCCGGCGGGCAGAAGGTCTGGACGGTGCAGACCGCACGCTTCAACAGTGGCACGGCGACGCAACTGGAAGTACGGGTGTACGGCGACGCGGCACTGGCTGAGGGTAAGCAGGCCGCTGCAGGCGTGGCCGGCCTTGACGATGTGCAGGTCTACGAGGCGTCGAAGGCTCCCGCAGAGGTGAGCCCGGGACCGGCGATGACCCCTCCGGGGCCGAACATCGCGCTGAAGCGCCCCTACACGCTGACCCCGGCGCCGAACTACAGCTACTGCACCGAGCCGGGCGACAAGACCCAGTTGACGGACGGCAGCTACTCGGTCGGATACTTCTGGACGCAGCCGACGACGGTGGGCTGGAGTAGCGGAGGACCCGCACGCATCCGCATCGACCTGGGGAAGATCGAGCCGATCGCGGGGCTGTCCTTCAGTACCGCAGCGGGTGTGGCCGGTGTGACATGGCCGACCTCTATCCTGGTGCTCGTGAGCGACGACGGCGACAAGTGGACCTGGGTCGGCGACCTGGTGGAGAAGTCCCTGCGCTTCGGGACGCCGCCGACGGACCGCTACTCGCAGTACCGGTTCTTCACCGACGAGCTGGAGGCTCGTGGTCGCTATGTCGAGCTGATTGTCGATTCCTCGCCCTATTGCTTTGTGGATGAGGTGGAGGTATACCGGGGAACGGCGGACATGCTCGTAAAAGCGCCGGTGGGGAAGGTGGCGGACAGCCCGACGGCCCTGTTCGAGCAGCTCCGCCTGCGGAGTGCGGTTCTGTGGCGTCTGACGGCCGACCTGGAACAGGCACGCAAGGCGATCCGCGAGAGCAAGAGGACGGCGGCCGAGAAGGATGCGCTCCTGGACCGCGCCGACCGCCTGGCCGAGGAGGTCAGGCGCCTCCCGTCGGAGCTTCCGGCAGACCTGCACTGCGTGCTACCGCTGAATGACCTGCACGCGGAGATCTACGCCCTGAACGCCCCGGTTCTGCGGGCACAGGGGCTGTCCGGTCTGACGGTGTGGGGAGCAAAGCGATGGGATCCGTTGTTGCCCACTCAAGGGCCTGAGCTTCCGCTCTCAGCCCCCGCGCTGCAACTGACGATGATGAGGGACGAGACCCGGGCCGTGGCGCTGAACGTGACCAACAGCACGGACCGCGTGGTCGAGGCCGAGGTCACAGTGACCGGGCTCGGCGGGCCGGCGAATCCGGAGTGGATCAGCGTCCGCGAGGTAGTTTTCACCGACACCCGCGACCGGCGTCCAATTGCTGCGGCGCTGCCGCAGGCCAGGAAGATCGACGGTGGGTACGAGACAACTGTGCCCTCGGGCATGACGCGTCAGGTGTGGCTGTCGGTCAGCACGAAGGGGATTGCCGCCGGGGAGTACCGCGGGCAGGTAGTGATCTCCGGCGCCGGGCAGCGTACCGAGGTACCCCTGAGCATCCGGGTGTATCCGCAGCAGATGCCGGCACAGTTCACGGCGGCAGTTGGTGGCTGGGACTACACCAACGGGAACGGATCCTATGATGTGAGGCCCTCGAACCTGCAGATTCTGGTTGACAACCTGCGGGCTCATGGTGTGAACTCACCATGGGCGAATTCCGGCGTCATGCCTCAGGGGGCCACCTTCGACGCAGCAGGGAACCTCACCGGGACGCTGGACTTCAGTGCCTGGGACACCTGGGTCAGCCGCTGGCCGGGAGCGAAGAACTACTGCGTTTTCCTCTCGGTCGACAGCAAGTTCTCGGGCGAGCCGATGGGCACCGCGCGGTTCAACAAGATGGTTGGAGACTTGTTCCGCGCCTGGGTGAAGCACTTCGACGAACAGGGCCTCAGCCCGGCCAAGCTCGTTGTGTTGCTGGTCGACGAGCCGCACGATAACGACCAGGCCAAGGTCATCATCAACTGGGCGAAGGCAGTGAAGGCAGCGGCTCCCGAGGTGGTTCTGTTCGAGGACCCGACCTTCCGCGACCCGCGAGAGGCCGACCCGGAGCTGTTCGCCGTGAGTGACATCCTGTGCCCGAACCTGCCGATGTGGTGGGGCGCGCCCAAGACCTTCGCCGACTTCTACTGGGCGCAGCGTGAGTCTACAAAGAAGCTGTGGTTCTACTCCTGCTCCGGGCCCGCGAAGCTGCTGGACCCGATCAACTACCACCGGGCGCAGTTCTGGGCCGGGATGGCGAACGGTGCACAGGGGTCCTTCTACTGGGCCTTCGGGGACGAGTCGAACGCAGCGGGTTCCTGGCGGGCCTACAGCCAGAACCGCAACCAGTACTCGCCGCTGTTCATCGATGCCACCAGCGTCACGGACGGCAAGCACATGGAGGCCGTCCGGGAGGGCGCTGAGGACTACGAGTATTTCGTGATGCTGCGAGACCGCTGGGCCCAGCTTCGACGCGAAGGCGTGGCCAGCCCGAAGCTGCAGGCCGCAGAGAGACTGCTGGCCGCTGGTCCGTATCGCGCCCTCAAGGGTGTTGGCGCCGGGAGTCTGGGCTGGCTGGACAGCCGGGATCGCGAGGAAATGGACCGGGTGCGCGTGGAGTTCCTGGAGGCTCTGCAGGGGCTCTAG